The Oncorhynchus keta strain PuntledgeMale-10-30-2019 chromosome 17, Oket_V2, whole genome shotgun sequence genome has a window encoding:
- the LOC127908184 gene encoding uncharacterized protein LOC127908184 isoform X32, with translation MPNTTGIQIQPCSEMPNTTGIQIQPCSEMPNTTGIQIQPCSEMPNTTGIQIQPCSEMPNTTGIQIQPCSEMPKTTSIQIQPCSEMPNTTSIQIQPCSEMPKTTGIQIQPCSEMPNTTGIQIQPCSEMPKTTGIQIQPCSEMPNTTSIQIQPCSEMPKTTGIQIQPCSEMPNTTGIQIQQVYKYNRYTNTTGIQIQPCSEMPNTTGIQIQQVYKYNRYTNTTGIQIQPCSEMPNTTGIQIQQVYKYNLAVKCRKQQVYKYNLAVKYRIQQVYKYNRYTNTTGIQIQQVYKYNLAVKCRKQQVYKYNLAVKCRKQQVYKYNLAVKCRIQQVYKYNLAVKCLVKSTRQNVTDTFP, from the exons atgccgaatacaacaggtatacaaatacaaccttgcagtgaaatgccgaatacaacaggtatacaaatacaaccttgcagtgaaatgccgaatacaacaggtatacaaatacaaccttgcagtgaaatgccgaatacaacag gtatacaaatacaaccttgcagtgaaatgccgaatacaacaggtatacaaatacaaccttgcagtgaaatgccgaaAACAACAAGTATACAAATacaaccttgcagtgaaatgccgaatacaacaagtataCAAATacaaccttgcagtgaaatgccgaaAACAACAGGTATACAAATacaaccttgcagtgaaatgccgaatacaacaggtatacaaatacaaccttgcagtgaaatgccgaaAACAACAG gtatacaaatacaaccttgcagtgaaatgccgaatacaacaagtataCAAATacaaccttgcagtgaaatgccgaaAACAACAGGTATACAAATacaaccttgcagtgaaatgccgaatacaacag gtatacaaatacaacaggtatacaaatacaacaggtatacaaatacaacaggtatacaaatacaaccttgcagtgaaatgccgaatacaacag gtatacaaatacaacaggtatacaaatacaacaggtatacaaatacaacaggtatacaaatacaaccttgcagtgaaatgccgaatacaacaggtatacaaatacaacaggtatacaaatacaaccttgcagtgaaatgccgaaAACAACAGGTATACAAATACAACCTTGCAGTGAAataccgaatacaacaggtatacaaatacaacaggtatacaaatacaacaggtatacaaatacaacaggtatacaaatacaaccttgcagtgaaatgccgaaAACAACAGGTATACAAATacaaccttgcagtgaaatgccgaaAACAACAGGTATACAAATacaaccttgcagtgaaatgccgaatacaacaggtatacaaatacaaccttgcagtgaaatgcttagtaaAAAGTACAAGACAAAATGTAACTGACACGTTTCCCTAG
- the LOC127908184 gene encoding uncharacterized protein LOC127908184 isoform X39, translating to MPNTTGIQIQPCSEMPNTTGIQIQPCSEMPNTTGIQIQPCSEMPNTTGIQIQPCSEMPNTTGIQIQPCSEMPKTTSIQIQPCSEMPNTTSIQIQPCSEMPKTTGIQIQPCSEMPKTTGIQIQPCSEMPNTTGIQIQQVYKYNRYTNTTGIQIQPCSEMPNTTGIQIQQVYKYNRYTNTTGIQIQPCSEMPNTTGIQIQQVYKYNLAVKCRKQQVYKYNLAVKYRIQQVYKYNRYTNTTGIQIQQVYKYNLAVKCRKQQVYKYNLAVKCRKQQVYKYNLAVKCRIQQVYKYNLAVKCLVKSTRQNVTDTFP from the exons atgccgaatacaacaggtatacaaatacaaccttgcagtgaaatgccgaatacaacaggtatacaaatacaaccttgcagtgaaatgccgaatacaacaggtatacaaatacaaccttgcagtgaaatgccgaatacaacag gtatacaaatacaaccttgcagtgaaatgccgaatacaacaggtatacaaatacaaccttgcagtgaaatgccgaaAACAACAAGTATACAAATacaaccttgcagtgaaatgccgaatacaacaagtataCAAATacaaccttgcagtgaaatgccgaaAACAACAG gtatacaaatacaaccttgcagtgaaatgccgaaAACAACAGGTATACAAATacaaccttgcagtgaaatgccgaatacaacag gtatacaaatacaacaggtatacaaatacaacaggtatacaaatacaacaggtatacaaatacaaccttgcagtgaaatgccgaatacaacag gtatacaaatacaacaggtatacaaatacaacaggtatacaaatacaacaggtatacaaatacaaccttgcagtgaaatgccgaatacaacaggtatacaaatacaacaggtatacaaatacaaccttgcagtgaaatgccgaaAACAACAGGTATACAAATACAACCTTGCAGTGAAataccgaatacaacaggtatacaaatacaacaggtatacaaatacaacaggtatacaaatacaacaggtatacaaatacaaccttgcagtgaaatgccgaaAACAACAGGTATACAAATacaaccttgcagtgaaatgccgaaAACAACAGGTATACAAATacaaccttgcagtgaaatgccgaatacaacaggtatacaaatacaaccttgcagtgaaatgcttagtaaAAAGTACAAGACAAAATGTAACTGACACGTTTCCCTAG
- the LOC127908184 gene encoding uncharacterized protein LOC127908184 isoform X18 has product MPNTTGIQIQPCSEMPNTTGIQIQPCSEMPNTTGIQIQPCSEMPNTTGIQIQPCSEMPNTTGIQIQPCSEMPKTTSIQIQPCSEMPNTTSIQIQPCSEMPKTTGIQIQPCSEMPNTTGIQIQPCSEMPKTTGIQIQPCSEMPNTTGIQIQPCSEMPKTTSIQIQPCSEMPNTTSIQIQPCSEMPKTTGIQIQPCSEMPKTTSIQIQPCSEMPNTTGIQIQPCSEMPNTTSIQIQPCSEMPNTTSIQIQPCSEMPNTTSIQIQPCSEMPKTTGIQIQPCSEMPNTTSIQIQPCSEMPNTTGIQIQPCSEMPKTTSIQIQPCSEMPNTTSIQIQPCSEMPNTTGIQIQPCSEMPNTTGIQIQPCSEMPNTTGIQIQPCSEMPKTTSIQIQPCSEMPNTTGIQIQPCSEMPNTTSIQIQPCSEMPKTTGIQIQPCSEMPNTTGIQIQQVYKYNRYTNTTGIQIQPCSEMPNTTGIQIQQVYKYNRYTNTTLQ; this is encoded by the exons atgccgaatacaacaggtatacaaatacaaccttgcagtgaaatgccgaatacaacaggtatacaaatacaaccttgcagtgaaatgccgaatacaacaggtatacaaatacaaccttgcagtgaaatgccgaatacaacag gtatacaaatacaaccttgcagtgaaatgccgaatacaacaggtatacaaatacaaccttgcagtgaaatgccgaaAACAACAAGTATACAAATacaaccttgcagtgaaatgccgaatacaacaagtataCAAATacaaccttgcagtgaaatgccgaaAACAACAGGTATACAAATacaaccttgcagtgaaatgccgaatacaacaggtatacaaatacaaccttgcagtgaaatgccgaaAACAACAGGTATACAAATacaaccttgcagtgaaatgccgaatacaacaggtatacaaatacaaccttgcagtgaaatgccgaaAACAACAAGTATACAAATacaaccttgcagtgaaatgccgaatacaacaagtataCAAATacaaccttgcagtgaaatgccgaaAACAACAG gtatacaaatacaaccttgcagtgaaatgccgaaAACAACAA gtatacaaatacaaccttgcagtgaaatgccgaatacaacaggtatacaaatacaaccttgcagtgaaatgccgaatacaacaagtataCAAATacaaccttgcagtgaaatgccgaatacaacaagtataCAAATacaaccttgcagtgaaatgccgaatacaacaagtataCAAATacaaccttgcagtgaaatgccgaaAACAACAGGTATACAAATacaaccttgcagtgaaatgccgaatacaacaagtataCAAATacaaccttgcagtgaaatgccgaatacaacaggtatacaaatacaaccttgcagtgaaatgccgaaAACAACAA gtatacaaatacaaccttgcagtgaaatgccgaatacaacaagtataCAAATacaaccttgcagtgaaatgccgaatacaacaggtatacaaatacaaccttgcagtgaaatgccgaatacaacaggtatacaaatacaaccttgcagtgaaatgccgaatacaacaggtatacaaatacaaccttgcagtgaaatgccgaaAACAACAA GTATACAAATacaaccttgcagtgaaatgccgaatacaacaggtatacaaatacaaccttgcagtgaaatgccgaatacaacaagtataCAAATacaaccttgcagtgaaatgccgaaAACAACAGGTATACAAATacaaccttgcagtgaaatgccgaatacaacag gtatacaaatacaacaggtatacaaatacaacaggtatacaaatacaacaggtatacaaatacaaccttgcagtgaaatgccgaatacaacag gtatacaaatacaacaggtatacaaatacaacaggtatacaaatacaaccttgcagtga
- the LOC127908184 gene encoding uncharacterized protein LOC127908184 isoform X15 — protein sequence MPNTTGIQIQPCSEMPNTTGIQIQPCSEMPNTTGIQIQPCSEMPNTTGIQIQPCSEMPNTTGIQIQPCSEMPKTTSIQIQPCSEMPNTTSIQIQPCSEMPKTTGIQIQPCSEMPNTTGIQIQPCSEMPKTTGIQIQPCSEMPNTTGIQIQPCSEMPKTTSIQIQPCSEMPNTTSIQIQPCSEMPKTTGIQIQPCSEMPKTTSIQIQPCSEMPNTTGIQIQPCSEMPNTTSIQIQPCSEMPNTTSIQIQPCSEMPNTTSIQIQPCSEMPKTTGIQIQPCSEMPKTTSIQIQPCSEMPNTTGIQIQPCSEMPKTTSIQIQPCSEMPNTTSIQIQPCSEMPKTTGIQIQPCSEMPNTTGIQIQQVYKYNRYTNTTGIQIQPCSEMPNTTGIQIQQVYKYNLAVKCRKQQVYKYNLAVKYRIQQVYKYNRYTNTTGIQIQQVYKYNLAVKCRKQQVYKYNLAVKCRKQQVYKYNLAVKCRIQQVYKYNLAVKCLVKSTRQNVTDTFP from the exons atgccgaatacaacaggtatacaaatacaaccttgcagtgaaatgccgaatacaacaggtatacaaatacaaccttgcagtgaaatgccgaatacaacaggtatacaaatacaaccttgcagtgaaatgccgaatacaacag gtatacaaatacaaccttgcagtgaaatgccgaatacaacaggtatacaaatacaaccttgcagtgaaatgccgaaAACAACAAGTATACAAATacaaccttgcagtgaaatgccgaatacaacaagtataCAAATacaaccttgcagtgaaatgccgaaAACAACAGGTATACAAATacaaccttgcagtgaaatgccgaatacaacaggtatacaaatacaaccttgcagtgaaatgccgaaAACAACAGGTATACAAATacaaccttgcagtgaaatgccgaatacaacaggtatacaaatacaaccttgcagtgaaatgccgaaAACAACAAGTATACAAATacaaccttgcagtgaaatgccgaatacaacaagtataCAAATacaaccttgcagtgaaatgccgaaAACAACAG gtatacaaatacaaccttgcagtgaaatgccgaaAACAACAA gtatacaaatacaaccttgcagtgaaatgccgaatacaacaggtatacaaatacaaccttgcagtgaaatgccgaatacaacaagtataCAAATacaaccttgcagtgaaatgccgaatacaacaagtataCAAATacaaccttgcagtgaaatgccgaatacaacaagtataCAAATacaaccttgcagtgaaatgccgaaAACAACAG gtatacaaatacaaccttgcagtgaaatgccgaaAACAACAA gtatacaaatacaaccttgcagtgaaatgccgaatacaacaggtatacaaatacaaccttgcagtgaaatgccgaaAACAACAAGTATACAAATacaaccttgcagtgaaatgccgaatacaacaagtataCAAATacaaccttgcagtgaaatgccgaaAACAACAGGTATACAAATacaaccttgcagtgaaatgccgaatacaacag gtatacaaatacaacaggtatacaaatacaacaggtatacaaatacaacaggtatacaaatacaaccttgcagtgaaatgccgaatacaacaggtatacaaatacaacaggtatacaaatacaaccttgcagtgaaatgccgaaAACAACAGGTATACAAATACAACCTTGCAGTGAAataccgaatacaacaggtatacaaatacaacaggtatacaaatacaacaggtatacaaatacaacaggtatacaaatacaaccttgcagtgaaatgccgaaAACAACAGGTATACAAATacaaccttgcagtgaaatgccgaaAACAACAGGTATACAAATacaaccttgcagtgaaatgccgaatacaacaggtatacaaatacaaccttgcagtgaaatgcttagtaaAAAGTACAAGACAAAATGTAACTGACACGTTTCCCTAG
- the LOC127908184 gene encoding uncharacterized protein LOC127908184 isoform X37: MPNTTGIQIQPCSEMPNTTGIQIQPCSEMPNTTGIQIQPCSEMPNTTGIQIQPCSEMPNTTGIQIQPCSEMPKTTSIQIQPCSEMPNTTSIQIQPCSEMPKTTGIQIQPCSEMPNTTGIQIQPCSEMPKTTGIQIQPCSEMPNTTGIQIQQVYKYNRYTNTTGIQIQPCSEMPNTTGIQIQQVYKYNRYTNTTGIQIQPCSEMPNTTGIQIQQVYKYNLAVKCRKQQVYKYNLAVKYRIQQVYKYNRYTNTTGIQIQQVYKYNLAVKCRKQQVYKYNLAVKCRKQQVYKYNLAVKCRIQQVYKYNLAVKCLVKSTRQNVTDTFP; this comes from the exons atgccgaatacaacaggtatacaaatacaaccttgcagtgaaatgccgaatacaacaggtatacaaatacaaccttgcagtgaaatgccgaatacaacaggtatacaaatacaaccttgcagtgaaatgccgaatacaacag gtatacaaatacaaccttgcagtgaaatgccgaatacaacaggtatacaaatacaaccttgcagtgaaatgccgaaAACAACAAGTATACAAATacaaccttgcagtgaaatgccgaatacaacaagtataCAAATacaaccttgcagtgaaatgccgaaAACAACAGGTATACAAATacaaccttgcagtgaaatgccgaatacaacaggtatacaaatacaaccttgcagtgaaatgccgaaAACAACAGGTATACAAATacaaccttgcagtgaaatgccgaatacaacag gtatacaaatacaacaggtatacaaatacaacaggtatacaaatacaacaggtatacaaatacaaccttgcagtgaaatgccgaatacaacag gtatacaaatacaacaggtatacaaatacaacaggtatacaaatacaacaggtatacaaatacaaccttgcagtgaaatgccgaatacaacaggtatacaaatacaacaggtatacaaatacaaccttgcagtgaaatgccgaaAACAACAGGTATACAAATACAACCTTGCAGTGAAataccgaatacaacaggtatacaaatacaacaggtatacaaatacaacaggtatacaaatacaacaggtatacaaatacaaccttgcagtgaaatgccgaaAACAACAGGTATACAAATacaaccttgcagtgaaatgccgaaAACAACAGGTATACAAATacaaccttgcagtgaaatgccgaatacaacaggtatacaaatacaaccttgcagtgaaatgcttagtaaAAAGTACAAGACAAAATGTAACTGACACGTTTCCCTAG
- the LOC127908184 gene encoding SUMO-interacting motif-containing protein 1-like isoform X17 translates to MPNTTGIQIQPCSEMPNTTGIQIQPCSEMPNTTGIQIQPCSEMPNTTGIQIQPCSEMPNTTGIQIQPCSEMPKTTSIQIQPCSEMPNTTSIQIQPCSEMPKTTGIQIQPCSEMPNTTGIQIQPCSEMPKTTGIQIQPCSEMPNTTGIQIQPCSEMPKTTSIQIQPCSEMPNTTSIQIQPCSEMPKTTGIQIQPCSEMPKTTSIQIQPCSEMPNTTGIQIQPCSEMPNTTSIQIQPCSEMPNTTSIQIQPCSEMPNTTSIQIQPCSEMPKTTGIQIQPCSEMPNTTSIQIQPCSEMPNTTGIQIQPCSEMPKTTSIQIQPCSEMPNTTSIQIQPCSEMPNTTGIQIQPCSEMPNTTGIQIQPCSEMPNTTGIQIQPCSEMPKTTSIQIQPCSEMPNTTGIQIQPCSEMPNTTSIQIQPCSEMPKTTGIQIQQVYKYNKYTNTTGIQIQQVYKYNRYTNTTGIQIQPCSEMPNTTGIQIQQVYKYNRYTNTTLQ, encoded by the exons atgccgaatacaacaggtatacaaatacaaccttgcagtgaaatgccgaatacaacaggtatacaaatacaaccttgcagtgaaatgccgaatacaacaggtatacaaatacaaccttgcagtgaaatgccgaatacaacag gtatacaaatacaaccttgcagtgaaatgccgaatacaacaggtatacaaatacaaccttgcagtgaaatgccgaaAACAACAAGTATACAAATacaaccttgcagtgaaatgccgaatacaacaagtataCAAATacaaccttgcagtgaaatgccgaaAACAACAGGTATACAAATacaaccttgcagtgaaatgccgaatacaacaggtatacaaatacaaccttgcagtgaaatgccgaaAACAACAGGTATACAAATacaaccttgcagtgaaatgccgaatacaacaggtatacaaatacaaccttgcagtgaaatgccgaaAACAACAAGTATACAAATacaaccttgcagtgaaatgccgaatacaacaagtataCAAATacaaccttgcagtgaaatgccgaaAACAACAG gtatacaaatacaaccttgcagtgaaatgccgaaAACAACAA gtatacaaatacaaccttgcagtgaaatgccgaatacaacaggtatacaaatacaaccttgcagtgaaatgccgaatacaacaagtataCAAATacaaccttgcagtgaaatgccgaatacaacaagtataCAAATacaaccttgcagtgaaatgccgaatacaacaagtataCAAATacaaccttgcagtgaaatgccgaaAACAACAGGTATACAAATacaaccttgcagtgaaatgccgaatacaacaagtataCAAATacaaccttgcagtgaaatgccgaatacaacaggtatacaaatacaaccttgcagtgaaatgccgaaAACAACAA gtatacaaatacaaccttgcagtgaaatgccgaatacaacaagtataCAAATacaaccttgcagtgaaatgccgaatacaacaggtatacaaatacaaccttgcagtgaaatgccgaatacaacaggtatacaaatacaaccttgcagtgaaatgccgaatacaacaggtatacaaatacaaccttgcagtgaaatgccgaaAACAACAA GTATACAAATacaaccttgcagtgaaatgccgaatacaacaggtatacaaatacaaccttgcagtgaaatgccgaatacaacaagtataCAAATacaaccttgcagtgaaatgccgaaAACAACAG gtatacaaatacaacaggtatacaaaTACAACAAGTAtacaaatacaacaggtatacaaatacaacaggtatacaaatacaacaggtatacaaatacaacaggtatacaaatacaaccttgcagtgaaatgccgaatacaacag gtatacaaatacaacaggtatacaaatacaacaggtatacaaatacaaccttgcagtga
- the LOC127908184 gene encoding uncharacterized protein LOC127908184 isoform X24, protein MPNTTGIQIQPCSEMPNTTGIQIQPCSEMPNTTGIQIQPCSEMPNTTGIQIQPCSEMPNTTGIQIQPCSEMPKTTSIQIQPCSEMPNTTSIQIQPCSEMPKTTGIQIQPCSEMPNTTGIQIQPCSEMPKTTGIQIQPCSEMPNTTGIQIQPCSEMPKTTSIQIQPCSEMPNTTSIQIQPCSEMPKTTGIQIQPCSEMPKTTSIQIQPCSEMPNTTGIQIQPCSEMPNTTSIQIQPCSEMPNTTSIQIQPCSEMPNTTSIQIQPCSEMPKTTGIQIQPCSEMPNTTSIQIQPCSEMPNTTGIQIQPCSEMPKTTSIQIQPCSEMPNTTSIQIQPCSEMPNTTGIQIQPCSEMPNTTGIQIQPCSEMPNTTGIQIQPCSEMPKTTSIQIQPCSEMPNTTGIQIQPCSEMPNTTSIQIQPCSEMPKTTGIQIQPCSEMPNTTGIQIQQVYKYNRYTNTTLQ, encoded by the exons atgccgaatacaacaggtatacaaatacaaccttgcagtgaaatgccgaatacaacaggtatacaaatacaaccttgcagtgaaatgccgaatacaacaggtatacaaatacaaccttgcagtgaaatgccgaatacaacag gtatacaaatacaaccttgcagtgaaatgccgaatacaacaggtatacaaatacaaccttgcagtgaaatgccgaaAACAACAAGTATACAAATacaaccttgcagtgaaatgccgaatacaacaagtataCAAATacaaccttgcagtgaaatgccgaaAACAACAGGTATACAAATacaaccttgcagtgaaatgccgaatacaacaggtatacaaatacaaccttgcagtgaaatgccgaaAACAACAGGTATACAAATacaaccttgcagtgaaatgccgaatacaacaggtatacaaatacaaccttgcagtgaaatgccgaaAACAACAAGTATACAAATacaaccttgcagtgaaatgccgaatacaacaagtataCAAATacaaccttgcagtgaaatgccgaaAACAACAG gtatacaaatacaaccttgcagtgaaatgccgaaAACAACAA gtatacaaatacaaccttgcagtgaaatgccgaatacaacaggtatacaaatacaaccttgcagtgaaatgccgaatacaacaagtataCAAATacaaccttgcagtgaaatgccgaatacaacaagtataCAAATacaaccttgcagtgaaatgccgaatacaacaagtataCAAATacaaccttgcagtgaaatgccgaaAACAACAGGTATACAAATacaaccttgcagtgaaatgccgaatacaacaagtataCAAATacaaccttgcagtgaaatgccgaatacaacaggtatacaaatacaaccttgcagtgaaatgccgaaAACAACAA gtatacaaatacaaccttgcagtgaaatgccgaatacaacaagtataCAAATacaaccttgcagtgaaatgccgaatacaacaggtatacaaatacaaccttgcagtgaaatgccgaatacaacaggtatacaaatacaaccttgcagtgaaatgccgaatacaacaggtatacaaatacaaccttgcagtgaaatgccgaaAACAACAA GTATACAAATacaaccttgcagtgaaatgccgaatacaacaggtatacaaatacaaccttgcagtgaaatgccgaatacaacaagtataCAAATacaaccttgcagtgaaatgccgaaAACAACAGGTATACAAATacaaccttgcagtgaaatgccgaatacaacag gtatacaaatacaacaggtatacaaatacaacaggtatacaaatacaaccttgcagtga
- the LOC127908184 gene encoding uncharacterized protein LOC127908184 isoform X33, protein MPNTTGIQIQPCSEMPNTTGIQIQPCSEMPNTTGIQIQPCSEMPNTTGIQIQPCSEMPNTTGIQIQPCSEMPKTTSIQIQPCSEMPNTTSIQIQPCSEMPKTTGIQIQPCSEMPNTTGIQIQPCSEMPNTTGIQIQPCSEMPNTTSIQIQPCSEMPKTTGIQIQPCSEMPNTTGIQIQQVYKYNRYTNTTGIQIQPCSEMPNTTGIQIQQVYKYNRYTNTTGIQIQPCSEMPNTTGIQIQQVYKYNLAVKCRKQQVYKYNLAVKYRIQQVYKYNRYTNTTGIQIQQVYKYNLAVKCRKQQVYKYNLAVKCRKQQVYKYNLAVKCRIQQVYKYNLAVKCLVKSTRQNVTDTFP, encoded by the exons atgccgaatacaacaggtatacaaatacaaccttgcagtgaaatgccgaatacaacaggtatacaaatacaaccttgcagtgaaatgccgaatacaacaggtatacaaatacaaccttgcagtgaaatgccgaatacaacag gtatacaaatacaaccttgcagtgaaatgccgaatacaacaggtatacaaatacaaccttgcagtgaaatgccgaaAACAACAAGTATACAAATacaaccttgcagtgaaatgccgaatacaacaagtataCAAATacaaccttgcagtgaaatgccgaaAACAACAGGTATACAAATacaaccttgcagtgaaatgccgaatacaacag GTATACAAATacaaccttgcagtgaaatgccgaatacaacaggtatacaaatacaaccttgcagtgaaatgccgaatacaacaagtataCAAATacaaccttgcagtgaaatgccgaaAACAACAGGTATACAAATacaaccttgcagtgaaatgccgaatacaacag gtatacaaatacaacaggtatacaaatacaacaggtatacaaatacaacaggtatacaaatacaaccttgcagtgaaatgccgaatacaacag gtatacaaatacaacaggtatacaaatacaacaggtatacaaatacaacaggtatacaaatacaaccttgcagtgaaatgccgaatacaacaggtatacaaatacaacaggtatacaaatacaaccttgcagtgaaatgccgaaAACAACAGGTATACAAATACAACCTTGCAGTGAAataccgaatacaacaggtatacaaatacaacaggtatacaaatacaacaggtatacaaatacaacaggtatacaaatacaaccttgcagtgaaatgccgaaAACAACAGGTATACAAATacaaccttgcagtgaaatgccgaaAACAACAGGTATACAAATacaaccttgcagtgaaatgccgaatacaacaggtatacaaatacaaccttgcagtgaaatgcttagtaaAAAGTACAAGACAAAATGTAACTGACACGTTTCCCTAG